A single Argentina anserina chromosome 7, drPotAnse1.1, whole genome shotgun sequence DNA region contains:
- the LOC126803544 gene encoding LOW QUALITY PROTEIN: uncharacterized protein LOC126803544 (The sequence of the model RefSeq protein was modified relative to this genomic sequence to represent the inferred CDS: inserted 1 base in 1 codon) encodes MQVSFVRAAWTRRSRGEAAKRPSKKSWGQRTDMFLRPFLLXVFFSKRFIHAKVMHRGTSKVISAASTNAKDLRFSLPSLIDDDACRGIGNLIAERARDAANVFAMSFEPKKHEKIEGKLGLILDTIKENGIIFV; translated from the exons ATGCAGGTTTCCTTTGTTCGAGCTGCATGGACCCGGCGATCTCGAGGTGAGGCTGCAAAAAGACCGAGTAAGAAATCATGGGGTCAACGAACAGATATGTTTCTCAGGCCATTTTTAC ttgttttcttctcaaagCGATTTATCCATGCCAAAGTGATGCACCGGGGTACCAGCAAAGTAATATCTGCGGCAAGCACAAACGCCAAGGATTTGAGATTTTCATTGCCGTCGCTTATTGATGACGATGCTTGTCGAGGTATAGGAAACCTGATTGCAGAAAGAGCCAGGGATGCTGCTAATGTATTTGCAATGTCTTTTGAGCCCAAAAAGCATGAGAAGATTGAGGGTAAGCTGGGACTTATTCTTGATACAATTAAAGAGAATGGTATCATTTTTGTTTAG